The genomic region CGCTATAGGCGATCAACTCTCCTTTTTCAACTTTAAGTTCACCAGGTTCAGGGAAAAGTTCTATTTCGTAAGATTCCTTAGCATATTGCTGTTTCCGCAGATAATCCTTCAGCTTTGGAGATAACTTCTGAAGATGTCCGTACACTGTAGTGTAACCATTTGGATGCTGGATATAAAGAGCCTTTCCGTAGCCATAATGCTGAATATTGATTCGGCTAATATAACCTTCCGCAGCAGCATTTACCTCAAGACCTTCACGCTGCTGGGTTTTAATATCTAGTCCGCTATGGAAATGATTGGACCTTAATTCACCAAAGGTTCCAGCGAGAACGATGGGTACATTAAGCGGATTTTCAAAATAATTCTGAGGTAATTCTTGTTGGGAGTGAACCTGAATACAGATAAAGGATAACAGGAATAATAAGGCTTTCTTCATAGATCTGGGGACTTTTTCATTTTCAAAGCAGCTGTAAAGTTAATTAAAGTTCTATCAATATTAAATGGCTTGCCTACAGAGAATTACTAACATTGTTCATTATTATTTTAAATCACCTGAAAAAGTATTGGGATATTTCAAAGCGTATGTTAACTTTGTAAGGGTTCACATCGGTTTTAGCGATTATGAGTGATATGACAGAAATAGTTGATAACCTGGAGAATAAGATTAGTAAGCTCCTTCATAGATATGAATCTGTGAGGCAGTCCAATAAATCTTTACAAGAGGAATTGATTTCTGTAAGATCTGAATATGAGAAGCTGGAGGAGGATTTACAACTTTCCAGAGATCAAATTCAAACTCTAAAAGCAGCGAACGCGATGCTTGGCAGTACCGAACATAAGACAGAAACGAAGCTCAAAATAAATAGCCTGATTCGGGAAATCGATCAGTGCATCGTTCAGTTATCTGAATAATTTAGGATGGAAGATAAACTGAAAATTAAAATATCGATCGCAGACCGCGTGTATCCGTTAACCATTCAGCCCAGCCAGGAGGAAGGTTTGCGAAAGGCAGCGAAAAAGATCGAAGCGATGATCAAACAGTTTGAGCAGAATTATGCTGTGCGCGATAAGCAGGATGTATTAGCCATGTGTGCTTTACAATTTGCGGCTCAAACAGAGCAGAAGAATATAGATAAGTCGAGTGAGATGATTGAAGCAGAAGATAAGTTAAAGGAACTTAACGATCTGTTACAGGAACATTTAAGCTCATAAGTTCTTAAAATATAATAAAGGTTACTGCCTGTATTAGTGCTTTTTTGATAAACTCAACACGAATTCTTTAAAGAGGGTAAGTCTATGTTGTAAAAGCGTGCCGTGTCCCTTTACCGGGAGAGCGGATTCTTGATCAGCTTGTTAGCCCTAAACTTGATTTTAAGGAGTTTAATCCAAAACACAGCTAATACAGGCTTTTTTTTTACATCTAATTCAATATAAATGGAAATACTTATAATAATTGTTGCAGCAGTGGTAGGCCTTGCGTTGGGTTTTGCGATTGCAAAGATGCTTGAGAAGAAACAGGCTTCTAATACTATTATCAGCGCAAAAAAAGAGGCAAATTCTATTATAAAAGAAGCCAAAGCAGAAGGGGAGAGCATTAAAAAAGATAAAATTCTTCAGGCAAAAGAAAAGTTTATTGAATTAAAGTCTGAGCATGAGAAAGTGATCTTATCCAGGGATAAGAAAATTGGTGATGCAGAAAAGAGAATAAAGGATAAGGAGTCTCATGTCTCTAATGAGCTTAGCAAAAACAAAAAACTAAACAAAGATCTTGAAGGTAAACTTGCAGATTATAATCATCGTGTAGATTATTTAGATAAGCGCCAGGAAGAGATCGATAAACTTCATAACAGTAAAGTGCAGCAACTGGAGGTTATCTCCGGACTTTCTGCGGAAGATGCTAAGGCACAACTTATAGAATCACTGAAGGATGCTGCTAAGGCAGACGCTATGTCTTTGATCCAGGATACGGTTGAAGAGGCAAAATTAACTGCGCAGCAGGAAGCGAAGAAGATCATCATAAACACCATTCAGCGAATTGGAACTGAAGAAGCTATTGATAATTGCGTTTCAGTATTCAACCTGGAAAGTGATGATGTAAAAGGCCGGATTATTGGTCGTGAAGGTCGAAATATTAGAGCTTTGGAAGCTGCTACGGGAGTTGAAATCATCGTTGATGATACTCCAGAAGCAATCATTTTAAGTTGTTTTGATTCTGTTCGTAGAGAAGTTGCGAGATTATCACTTCACAAATTAGTGACCGATGGTAGAATTCACCCGGCACGTATTGAAGAAGTAGTTAAGAAAACACGTAAACAGATCGAAGAAGAGATCATTGATATAGGTAAAAGAACTGTCATCGATCTTGGTATTCATGGTTTACAGCCAGAATTGATTAAAATGGTAGGAAGAATGAAATATCGTTCTTCTTATGGGCAGAACCTGCTACAACACTCTAGAGAAGTCGCCAAACTTTGTGGAGTCATGGCTTCAGAACTTGGTTTAAATCCAAAATTAGCTAAGAGAGCAGGATTATTGCATGATATTGGTAAAGTTCCGGAAACGGAAACTGAAGTTCCTCACGCGATCCTTGGAATGCAATGGGCAGAGAAGCATGGCGAAAAGCCGGAAGTGTGTAATGCTATTGGAGCTCACCACGACGAGATCGAAATGAATTCACTATTATCACCAATCGTTCAGGTTTGTGATGCTATTAGTGGTGCCAGACCGGGAGCAAGAAGACAGGTGCTTGATTCTTATATTCAGCGTTTAAAAGATCTTGAGGAAATAGCCTTTGGTTTTGGCGGAGTTAAGAAAGCTTACGCTATACAGGCTGGGCGTGAACTTCGAGTGATCGTTGAAAGCGAGAAAGTTTCTGATGATAAAGCTGCGAACTTATCTTTCGAGATCTCCCAGAAGATCCAGACAGATATGACCTATCCAGGACAGGTGAAGATCACCGTGATCAGAGAAACTAGAGCAGTCAATGTTGCAAAATAAAAAATGGAAGTATTTATAAAAAAAAGGCCGTTCGTAAGAACGGCCTTTTTTTATTTGAGTTCTGTATTCTTAATCATTATAGATGTTCTCATATGAGTTTCCTTCCATCTCAAAGAATTTCCCGGTAACATATCTAAAGTGATCATCAAGATCTGCGATCTCTTTAAGATCATCTTCGTCCAGTTGGAAACCGGCACTTTGTAGATTTTCCTTTATCCTACCTTCATTAGTGGACTTTGGAATAACAGCAGTACCTCTTTGCTCACTCCATTTGATTAGGATCTGTCCAGCAGAAGCTCCATGTTTTTTTGCAATTTTATTTATCACAGGATTTTCAAGTAGAGAAGGTTCGTCATCAGCTTTCATTTCGTCGCTACGATCACCACTACCCAGCGGAGAATAACCAGTGACATTGATCCCATTTCTACTACAGAATTCCAGCAGTTTATCCTGTTGCAAATAAGGATGAAGTTCAACCTGATTCATTTCAGGTGCATGGTCGGTATCGTTCATAAGCTCCTCTAGTTTTTCAATACTAAAATTGGAAACTCCAATATGCTTTACCAGGCCTTGCTCTTTCGCTTTGATCATTTCCTTCCAGGTCTCTATGAGTGGTACTTCCTCAAGAGATAAGAAATCTTCCGCTTTTTCAGGAAATGATACATCAGGTTTGAAAGCTACCGGCCAGTGAATAAGGTAAAGATCAAGATACTCCAGCTGTAAATCTTTTAAAGTCTGTTTTAGAGCTGGGATAACATCTTCTTTTTTATGAGCATTGTTCCATAATTTAGAAGTAACCCATACATCTTCCCGTTTGATATCACCTTTACCAAAAACTTCAGCAAATGCTTCACCAACTTCGGCTTCGTTGCCATAAGTGGCAGCACAATCAATGTGTTTATATCCATTGTTCAGGGCAATCTTCACGGCGTTCGCTACTTCACCTTTTTCAGATTTCCATGTTCCAAGACCTATGGCATCCATATGGTCTCCATTCTTAAATTTTAAAGTCTTCATAATTCAATTTTTTATGAAGTTAAGGATTTATAGAGGGAGCGAAAAGTCCTGAAATTGGTTTAGCAGAACTTTAATATCTAGCGGCGGGGATGGAAGCTTTCCATGACTTCTCTCAAATGCGATCTGTCTACATGTACATAGACTTCAGTAGTGGTAATGCTCTCATGTCCTAACATTTGTTGAATGGCTCTTAGATCGGCTCCATTTTCCAGTAGATGGGTTGCAAAGGAATGGCGAAAGGTATGCGGACTCACATTTTTACTAATACCGGCTTCTTTGGTGAGTTTTCTTACGATCGTGAAGATCATAGCCCGCGTTAATTGCCTTCCCCTTCTGTTCAGGAAAAGTGTATCGCTGTATTCGTCTTTTATTGGCTGATGTGGACGAACTTCATCTTTATATAGCGTGATGTATTTCATGGTGTATTCTGAAATAGGAACAAATCGCTGTTTATTCCCTTTACCGGTAATTTTAATAAAGCCTTCATCGAAGAACAGATCAGACATTTTGAGTTCGGTAAGTTCAGAAACACGTAATCCACAGCCGTATAAGGTTTCAATGATGGCTCGATTTCTTTCGCCTTCAGCTTTACCAAGATCTATCGCCCGTATAATTCTGTCAACCTCTTCCGTAGATATAATATCGGGAAGTTTTCGTCCTGTCTTTGGTGATTCAATAAGTTCCATAGGATTTTGCTCCCGGTAATTTTCAAAAACCAGGTAATCAAAAAAGCTTCGCAAACCGGATATCAATCTTGATTGAGAACGGGCATTTATGCTTGAAGAAACATCATAAATAAACTTTTGAATGAGTTCTTCGGAAATTTGATCGGGACCTACTTCAATTTTATTAACATTAAGGAACTTCTGAAGTTTTCTTACGTCTAATTGGTAGTTCGAAATGGAATTATCTGATAATCCACGTTCAAGCTTAAGGTAGTTGGTATAATCCTTTAAGGCATGCTCCCATTTCATGTGTTAAAGATAGCAATTACGGGGTATCAGTCTTAATAATACTTTAAGCTTGCGTAACTTTTTGTTAACAGGTTGTATCCTACTTTTGGCGGAAATAAAAATTAATCATGATGAAAAAAACAGTTTTATTAGTAGCCGTTGCGTTGATGGGATTTGTATCTAATTCGTTCGCACAGGAAAGTTGGAGTTTTGGTGTTAAGGGTGGTGTAAACTTCTCTACCGTAACTGGAGATTACTTCAATGATCCAAGTCATAGAACAGCATTTAATGTTGGTGTTCTTGCTGAAATTCCTGTAGCAAATAGACTATCTATACAACCAGAGGTATTATACTCTGCTCAGGGATACGATTTTGCATCGATCGATGAAGACAACATTTTCGATATTGACGACAACATTGAATATCAATTAGATTATATCCAGGTACCGGTACTTGCTAAAGTATACGTGACCGATGGATTGAGTGTTCAGGCAGGTCCTTCTTTTAACTTCAATGTGAACGAAGAAATCGATTACTCTCCGACTGATAACGGTGGGGATATCGATCTTGAAGATCAGGTAAAAGATTTTGAAATTGGTGGTGCTGCAGGTTTGGAGTACAAACTTAACAACGGATTCTTTATTCAGGGTAGATATACTTACGGTTTTACCGAAGTATTTGATGGATCTGATGCTCATAATTCAGTTTGGCAGGCAGGTATTGGATACCAGTTCTAGTCTCCGAAAAATTAGTAGAGAAAAGCGGACGTTGTCCGCTTTTTTTTTTATGCCAAGAATTTTGAAGGAAAATTTCTACATGCATATAATATGATTAGTTTTGGCGGTCTAACTACAAATTCAATCACGAAATGTTAAAAACAATTATGTGTGCGATGGCATTCACCATGCTGTCATTATTTTCCTTTGCGCAGGAATCAACTTTTGGTCTAACCGCAGGGTATTTAAATGCCGAATTCAAAGTGAGCGAAGAAACTGTAAGCTTCTCTGATGACGGCTCAGGTTTTTATGTTGGAGTTCTAGCCGACTTCGAACTTAACGAATCATGGCATCTTGTTCCTGGAGTAAATTATGGTAGAGTGGAAGAGACCAATCTTTTATTTATTCCCGTAATGGCGCAGTACCATATCGCGAACTCCGGAGTCTTCCTTCAGGTCGGGCCACAAGCGACATTGAATCTTGAAGATGATCCAGGTGAATACACAAACACAATTGGTGTGGATGCAGGTTTTGGTGTAGGATATGAGATCAATGAGAATTTCTTCGTTGAAGCTAAGTACGCGCTTGAACTCACAAACCGATTCGCAGATAGGGTAAGGGAGATGGATGATGACTTTAAACTGAATTTAAATACGTTCACCGTTGGAGTAGGCTATAAGTTCTAGATTTTTCTTTTCTAAAGCCTTGGAACCGAAGAGATTCTCTTCGGTTTTTTTATTTATAAACGTTAGTGGATAATATTTCAGAATGAGCTTCGTTTTCCTTGCTATACCTTACATCTAACCTATTTAAATTATTATTTAATGTTTAAAAAAATCATTTTGATCGCAGGATTTGCAATCCTCTCTTTGTCATCTTTTGCTCAAGAAACTTCTTTTGGAGTTACAGCTGGTTATTTAAATTCAATCTATTCCGTAAAAGATGAAGTTTATAACTATAATCTCAGTGAATCCGGATACTATGTTGGTGCCTTTCTGGATATTAGCCTTAATGAATCATTAAGTCTTGTGCCCGGTGTAAATTATTCAAATTCTCATGATTCTAATATGCTGTATGTTCCCCTCATGTTGAAATATAGTATAGCTGATTCCGGTTTCTATCTTCAGGGTGGGCCACAGGCATCTATAATTTTTGATGAAGAACGCGTTAGACATAATCAGGATTTTGGTATTGATCTGGGTTTCGGACTTGGATATAATATTAACGAACATTTTTTCGTGGAAGCTAAATACTATCACGAGGTCACGAATAGATTTAAAGATCATGAACTTCATATGTCCAATGACCTCAAAGAAGGAATAAATTCATTGATGATAGGAGTCGGCTACAAATTCTAATACATTGAAAAATTTAAATTTTAAAGCGAAGATTAAATCTTCGCTTTTTTTTAGAATAAACCTGAATCAATTTCGTTATTATTGTTATTACGCTTACGACTACTAAAACCTATCTAATTATGCTGAAATCTTTCAATATCTTATTGATCCTTGCTATATGTTCTTCCATTCTTGTGGCTCAGGAAAGGGAAGAATCTCCATTAACACCTGAAGAAAATCGTGCTAAAATCAATTTTGAAGGTCAACAGGGACAGGTAAAATATTATAATGATAGCAACCTGGAAGCTGATACTTTCGATCTTGGTGAAATAGTGCCGGGCTTGAAATTACAGCCTCATCAGGTGAGGTATGAGAACCCGACCAGTAAGACCGATATTATGGGATATAATCTAAAATATCAATTAGGTAATTCAGACTTTTCAATAATGGCGGGCGGTCAGGAGATCATCTATTCAAGTATTGACGGTACGAGAGACTATGATTTTACCACAGGTCTTGGTGTAGATTATGAAGTAAATAAAAACACTTCTTTAGAAGCCAATTACTTTTTTGGTTTTCAGAATCTAAATTCGGGGAAGGCGGTTTCTCCTGTGCAGTATATACCTCTACAACCTTTAAATTTCAAATTCAAAACATCATTCTAGAACTGCTTAGCCTATTCTTACTTTTTCTTCAGAATTGATTATTTTCACCTTATGAAATTATTGATATTAAACGGGCCTA from Christiangramia sp. OXR-203 harbors:
- a CDS encoding cell division protein ZapA: MEDKLKIKISIADRVYPLTIQPSQEEGLRKAAKKIEAMIKQFEQNYAVRDKQDVLAMCALQFAAQTEQKNIDKSSEMIEAEDKLKELNDLLQEHLSS
- the rny gene encoding ribonuclease Y produces the protein MEILIIIVAAVVGLALGFAIAKMLEKKQASNTIISAKKEANSIIKEAKAEGESIKKDKILQAKEKFIELKSEHEKVILSRDKKIGDAEKRIKDKESHVSNELSKNKKLNKDLEGKLADYNHRVDYLDKRQEEIDKLHNSKVQQLEVISGLSAEDAKAQLIESLKDAAKADAMSLIQDTVEEAKLTAQQEAKKIIINTIQRIGTEEAIDNCVSVFNLESDDVKGRIIGREGRNIRALEAATGVEIIVDDTPEAIILSCFDSVRREVARLSLHKLVTDGRIHPARIEEVVKKTRKQIEEEIIDIGKRTVIDLGIHGLQPELIKMVGRMKYRSSYGQNLLQHSREVAKLCGVMASELGLNPKLAKRAGLLHDIGKVPETETEVPHAILGMQWAEKHGEKPEVCNAIGAHHDEIEMNSLLSPIVQVCDAISGARPGARRQVLDSYIQRLKDLEEIAFGFGGVKKAYAIQAGRELRVIVESEKVSDDKAANLSFEISQKIQTDMTYPGQVKITVIRETRAVNVAK
- a CDS encoding aldo/keto reductase — protein: MKTLKFKNGDHMDAIGLGTWKSEKGEVANAVKIALNNGYKHIDCAATYGNEAEVGEAFAEVFGKGDIKREDVWVTSKLWNNAHKKEDVIPALKQTLKDLQLEYLDLYLIHWPVAFKPDVSFPEKAEDFLSLEEVPLIETWKEMIKAKEQGLVKHIGVSNFSIEKLEELMNDTDHAPEMNQVELHPYLQQDKLLEFCSRNGINVTGYSPLGSGDRSDEMKADDEPSLLENPVINKIAKKHGASAGQILIKWSEQRGTAVIPKSTNEGRIKENLQSAGFQLDEDDLKEIADLDDHFRYVTGKFFEMEGNSYENIYND
- the xerD gene encoding site-specific tyrosine recombinase XerD; the protein is MKWEHALKDYTNYLKLERGLSDNSISNYQLDVRKLQKFLNVNKIEVGPDQISEELIQKFIYDVSSSINARSQSRLISGLRSFFDYLVFENYREQNPMELIESPKTGRKLPDIISTEEVDRIIRAIDLGKAEGERNRAIIETLYGCGLRVSELTELKMSDLFFDEGFIKITGKGNKQRFVPISEYTMKYITLYKDEVRPHQPIKDEYSDTLFLNRRGRQLTRAMIFTIVRKLTKEAGISKNVSPHTFRHSFATHLLENGADLRAIQQMLGHESITTTEVYVHVDRSHLREVMESFHPRR
- a CDS encoding porin family protein, producing the protein MKKTVLLVAVALMGFVSNSFAQESWSFGVKGGVNFSTVTGDYFNDPSHRTAFNVGVLAEIPVANRLSIQPEVLYSAQGYDFASIDEDNIFDIDDNIEYQLDYIQVPVLAKVYVTDGLSVQAGPSFNFNVNEEIDYSPTDNGGDIDLEDQVKDFEIGGAAGLEYKLNNGFFIQGRYTYGFTEVFDGSDAHNSVWQAGIGYQF
- a CDS encoding porin family protein, whose translation is MLKTIMCAMAFTMLSLFSFAQESTFGLTAGYLNAEFKVSEETVSFSDDGSGFYVGVLADFELNESWHLVPGVNYGRVEETNLLFIPVMAQYHIANSGVFLQVGPQATLNLEDDPGEYTNTIGVDAGFGVGYEINENFFVEAKYALELTNRFADRVREMDDDFKLNLNTFTVGVGYKF
- a CDS encoding porin family protein; its protein translation is MFKKIILIAGFAILSLSSFAQETSFGVTAGYLNSIYSVKDEVYNYNLSESGYYVGAFLDISLNESLSLVPGVNYSNSHDSNMLYVPLMLKYSIADSGFYLQGGPQASIIFDEERVRHNQDFGIDLGFGLGYNINEHFFVEAKYYHEVTNRFKDHELHMSNDLKEGINSLMIGVGYKF